Proteins from a genomic interval of Lolium perenne isolate Kyuss_39 chromosome 1, Kyuss_2.0, whole genome shotgun sequence:
- the LOC127292497 gene encoding uncharacterized protein isoform X1: MSSWLRSAVSRAGRSGVARAVKGYADAVAHHAGQAVSEILHDRGGTQSFKSFKKTVMRLEEAAVSCHGSDRVELLRRWLGVLQDIEAELAGSDLKDAEHHDSAGELDALKPPLALFYDPDIEGAPMNFRDVFLYSQALEDITQSMILEAPSEEEVSLLLEIFGLCLTGGKEVNKAIVNSVQDLANAFSNYKDEVLVKREELLEYTRNIISGLKRNADIMRIDAETLELWRELEGKENSRSQSTENEDKASEKIAVANIEALKEALTEVRFCSRVEELLLKKKSIAPGDSMEIHSQKVDKLKVLADSLASSSSKAEQQIMDHRRQKEDALNFRVKKENEVNAAEKGLLSEITELEKQRDELEAQLKKVNISIKAASVRLKTTREERDQFDEANSQIIFSLKTKEDDLSKSITLCNVEANVVKTWIDFLENTWQFQSSYNEQKEKKTSDELERCVSDFLKLPFCNIICYGLCSVELERCVSDFLKLTKHHLSAFKEVLSPSIESIQTYVDNLAVLNSREETREHKDDESSEKTNPLKSLEEEYLETEKKIIIAFSIADHIKKLFYSEHGANSRRDDPEVKKLIDEIEKLREAFESIERPTLSVEDHKSRPLPEERSDLSPSPIQAPVTPRAAHVDSPKSPLKAEQQVHSDAELADLGAGFGKDDKDYSGEEISGWEFDELEED; the protein is encoded by the exons ATGTCGTCGTGGCTGCGCAGCGCGGTGAGCCGGGCCGGCCGCAGCGGCGTCGCGCGCGCCGTCAAAGGGTACGCCGACGCCGTCGCGCACCATGCCGGCCAGGCCGTCTCCGAAATCCTCCACGACCGCGGG GGTACACAGAGCTTCAAAAGTTTCAAGAAAACAGTAATGCGCTTGGAAGAGGCAGCAGTTTCATGTCATGGGAGCGATAGAGTTGAACTGTTAAGGCGTTGGTTGGGAGTACTACAAGACATTGAGGCTGAACTTGCCGGATCAGATTTGAAGGATGCTGAACATCATGATTCTGCTGGTGAATTAGATGCTTTAAAACCACCATTG GCTTTGTTTTATGATCCTGATATTGAAGGAGCACCTATGAACTTCCGTGATGTGTTCCTGTACAGCCAGGCGCTTGAAGATATTACACAATCCATG ATTCTTGAAGCTCCATCTGAGGAAGAAGTTTCACTTCTCCTGGAAATTTTTGG ACTGTGTCTCACTGGTGGGAAAGAAGTCAACAAGGCAATCGTGAACAGTGTGCAAGATCTGGCCAATGCATTCTCAAATTACAAAGATGAAGTCCTG GTGAAGCGTGAAGAGTTACTTGAATATACACGGAATATTATTTCAGGACTAAAGAGAAATGCTGATATTATGAG GATAGATGCTGAAACCCTTGAGTTGTGGAGAGAACTAGAAGGGAAGGAGAACTCACGGTCTCAATCAACTGAAAATGAAGATAAAGCATCAGAGAAGATTGCTGTTGCCAATATTGAG GCTTTGAAAGAGGCACTTACAGAAGTCCGCTTTTGCTCTAGAGTGGAAGAACTTCTACTGAAGAAGAAGTCGATTGCTCCTGGGGACTCCATGGAGATTCATTCTCAGAAG GTCGACAAGCTTAAGGTCCTGGCAGACTCCCTTGCTAGTTCATCCTCCAAAGCAGAACAGCAGATCATGGACCACAG GCGTCAGAAAGAAGATGCTCTGAACTTTCGTGTGAAAAAAGAGAATGAAGTGAATGCAGCTGAGAAG GGATTGCTTTCTGAGATTACTGAATTGGAGAAGCAAAGAGATGAACTTGAGGCTCAGTTGAAAAAG GTCAATATATCAATAAAGGCTGCTTCTGTGCGGCTCAAGACAACCAGGGAAGAGAGAGACCAATTTGATGAGGCAAACAGCCAAATTATATTTAGTTTAAAAACGAAG GAAGACGACCTCTCGAAATCCATCACCTTATGTAATGTTGAAGCCAATGTAGTCAAAACCTGGATCGATTTCCTTGAGAACACCTGGCAGTTCCAGTCCTCATACAATGAACAGAAGGAAAAGAAAACAAG TGATGAGTTGGAGAGATGTGTGAGTGATTTTCTGAAGTTGCCCTTTTGTAATATAATATGTTATGGACTTTGCAGTGTTGAGTTGGAGAGATGTGTGAGTGATTTTCTGAAGTTGACCAAACATCACCTTTCAGCCTTCAAG GAAGTCCTAAGCCCGTCGATTGAGAGTATCCAAACATATGTGGATAATTTGGCAGTCTTGAACTCAAG GGAAGAGACAAGAGAACATAAAGATGATGAATCATCAGAGAAGACAAACCCACTTAAATCCCTCGAGGAGGAATATTTGGAAACTGAAAAGAAG ATCATAATTGCTTTCAGCATCGCTGATCACATAAAGAAGCTGTTCTATTCTGAGCATGGGGCTAATTCTAG GAGAGATGACCCAGAGGTCAAGAAGCTAATTGATGAGATCGAGAAACTGAGGGAAGCATTTGAATCTATAGAAAGGCCAACACTAAGTGTAGAAGACCACAAATCAAGGCCACTACCTGAGGAAAGATCTGACTTGAGCCCTTCACCTATCCAAGCACCTGTTACCCCTAGAGCCGCGCATGTCGATTCCCCCAAATCTCCCTTGAAGGCCGAGCAGCAGGTGCATTCTGATGCTGAACTTGCAGACCTGGGAGCAGGTTTCGGGAAGGATGACAAAGATTACTCTGGTGAGGAGATCAGTGGGTGGGAGTTTGATGAGCTCGAAGAGGACTGA
- the LOC127292497 gene encoding uncharacterized protein isoform X2 — MSSWLRSAVSRAGRSGVARAVKGYADAVAHHAGQAVSEILHDRGGTQSFKSFKKTVMRLEEAAVSCHGSDRVELLRRWLGVLQDIEAELAGSDLKDAEHHDSAGELDALKPPLALFYDPDIEGAPMNFRDVFLYSQALEDITQSMILEAPSEEEVSLLLEIFGLCLTGGKEVNKAIVNSVQDLANAFSNYKDEVLVKREELLEYTRNIISGLKRNADIMRIDAETLELWRELEGKENSRSQSTENEDKASEKIAVANIEALKEALTEVRFCSRVEELLLKKKSIAPGDSMEIHSQKVDKLKVLADSLASSSSKAEQQIMDHRRQKEDALNFRVKKENEVNAAEKGLLSEITELEKQRDELEAQLKKVNISIKAASVRLKTTREERDQFDEANSQIIFSLKTKEDDLSKSITLCNVEANVVKTWIDFLENTWQFQSSYNEQKEKKTSVELERCVSDFLKLTKHHLSAFKEVLSPSIESIQTYVDNLAVLNSREETREHKDDESSEKTNPLKSLEEEYLETEKKIIIAFSIADHIKKLFYSEHGANSRRDDPEVKKLIDEIEKLREAFESIERPTLSVEDHKSRPLPEERSDLSPSPIQAPVTPRAAHVDSPKSPLKAEQQVHSDAELADLGAGFGKDDKDYSGEEISGWEFDELEED; from the exons ATGTCGTCGTGGCTGCGCAGCGCGGTGAGCCGGGCCGGCCGCAGCGGCGTCGCGCGCGCCGTCAAAGGGTACGCCGACGCCGTCGCGCACCATGCCGGCCAGGCCGTCTCCGAAATCCTCCACGACCGCGGG GGTACACAGAGCTTCAAAAGTTTCAAGAAAACAGTAATGCGCTTGGAAGAGGCAGCAGTTTCATGTCATGGGAGCGATAGAGTTGAACTGTTAAGGCGTTGGTTGGGAGTACTACAAGACATTGAGGCTGAACTTGCCGGATCAGATTTGAAGGATGCTGAACATCATGATTCTGCTGGTGAATTAGATGCTTTAAAACCACCATTG GCTTTGTTTTATGATCCTGATATTGAAGGAGCACCTATGAACTTCCGTGATGTGTTCCTGTACAGCCAGGCGCTTGAAGATATTACACAATCCATG ATTCTTGAAGCTCCATCTGAGGAAGAAGTTTCACTTCTCCTGGAAATTTTTGG ACTGTGTCTCACTGGTGGGAAAGAAGTCAACAAGGCAATCGTGAACAGTGTGCAAGATCTGGCCAATGCATTCTCAAATTACAAAGATGAAGTCCTG GTGAAGCGTGAAGAGTTACTTGAATATACACGGAATATTATTTCAGGACTAAAGAGAAATGCTGATATTATGAG GATAGATGCTGAAACCCTTGAGTTGTGGAGAGAACTAGAAGGGAAGGAGAACTCACGGTCTCAATCAACTGAAAATGAAGATAAAGCATCAGAGAAGATTGCTGTTGCCAATATTGAG GCTTTGAAAGAGGCACTTACAGAAGTCCGCTTTTGCTCTAGAGTGGAAGAACTTCTACTGAAGAAGAAGTCGATTGCTCCTGGGGACTCCATGGAGATTCATTCTCAGAAG GTCGACAAGCTTAAGGTCCTGGCAGACTCCCTTGCTAGTTCATCCTCCAAAGCAGAACAGCAGATCATGGACCACAG GCGTCAGAAAGAAGATGCTCTGAACTTTCGTGTGAAAAAAGAGAATGAAGTGAATGCAGCTGAGAAG GGATTGCTTTCTGAGATTACTGAATTGGAGAAGCAAAGAGATGAACTTGAGGCTCAGTTGAAAAAG GTCAATATATCAATAAAGGCTGCTTCTGTGCGGCTCAAGACAACCAGGGAAGAGAGAGACCAATTTGATGAGGCAAACAGCCAAATTATATTTAGTTTAAAAACGAAG GAAGACGACCTCTCGAAATCCATCACCTTATGTAATGTTGAAGCCAATGTAGTCAAAACCTGGATCGATTTCCTTGAGAACACCTGGCAGTTCCAGTCCTCATACAATGAACAGAAGGAAAAGAAAACAAG TGTTGAGTTGGAGAGATGTGTGAGTGATTTTCTGAAGTTGACCAAACATCACCTTTCAGCCTTCAAG GAAGTCCTAAGCCCGTCGATTGAGAGTATCCAAACATATGTGGATAATTTGGCAGTCTTGAACTCAAG GGAAGAGACAAGAGAACATAAAGATGATGAATCATCAGAGAAGACAAACCCACTTAAATCCCTCGAGGAGGAATATTTGGAAACTGAAAAGAAG ATCATAATTGCTTTCAGCATCGCTGATCACATAAAGAAGCTGTTCTATTCTGAGCATGGGGCTAATTCTAG GAGAGATGACCCAGAGGTCAAGAAGCTAATTGATGAGATCGAGAAACTGAGGGAAGCATTTGAATCTATAGAAAGGCCAACACTAAGTGTAGAAGACCACAAATCAAGGCCACTACCTGAGGAAAGATCTGACTTGAGCCCTTCACCTATCCAAGCACCTGTTACCCCTAGAGCCGCGCATGTCGATTCCCCCAAATCTCCCTTGAAGGCCGAGCAGCAGGTGCATTCTGATGCTGAACTTGCAGACCTGGGAGCAGGTTTCGGGAAGGATGACAAAGATTACTCTGGTGAGGAGATCAGTGGGTGGGAGTTTGATGAGCTCGAAGAGGACTGA